In Arcobacter ellisii, a genomic segment contains:
- a CDS encoding 5-formyltetrahydrofolate cyclo-ligase translates to MKNNHKGDFRKSCIKKLEFISLFSKYYKNKIIVKKLEKFIKESESKNILLYIPLGIEVDVRPLIKTLRKKKNINVYVPFMEADSFKIVKYRLPLNRKKFNILEPNNSFLKPNKIDVAVVPVVGIDSLNKRIGYGKGMYDRFFDRLSYKPTIIFTQLILCKSKEVLSDNYDIQADYIITN, encoded by the coding sequence ATGAAAAATAATCACAAAGGTGATTTTAGAAAATCGTGTATAAAGAAATTAGAATTTATTAGCCTTTTTTCGAAGTATTATAAAAACAAAATTATTGTAAAAAAATTAGAAAAATTTATAAAAGAAAGTGAATCAAAAAATATTTTATTGTATATACCTTTGGGTATAGAAGTAGATGTTAGACCTTTGATAAAGACTTTAAGAAAGAAAAAAAACATAAATGTTTATGTTCCATTTATGGAAGCTGATAGTTTTAAAATAGTTAAATATAGATTGCCTTTAAATAGGAAAAAATTTAATATTTTAGAGCCAAACAACTCTTTTTTAAAGCCAAATAAAATAGATGTAGCAGTTGTTCCTGTTGTGGGAATAGATTCTTTAAATAAAAGAATAGGTTACGGAAAAGGTATGTATGATAGATTTTTTGATAGATTATCTTACAAACCTACAATAATTTTTACTCAATTAATACTTTGCAAAAGCAAAGAAGTTCTATCTGATAATTACGATATTCAAGCTGATTATATAATTACAAATTAA
- the rny gene encoding ribonuclease Y, with product MEFMIFTAVVAVLSSTISIFVVKKLDKAKFQIFIEQAKAKAKVIEHEAEVALKDAQLKAKMECDREFKNARRDYEIMLSKIEKKERELNEHLESELKIIKLEKEDIVEKNRQITTLKEGLEQQKKTYEEKTLEAIKILENASGLTQIEAKELMLKKVKEDSRAEISSIFRKKYKLAEQNSKNEINNMLSQAVTRYAGEFAAERLINNIPLSDEETKGKIIGKEGRNIKALEMLLGVDIIIDDTPNTITISSFNLYRRAVATKTIQELLEDGRIQPARIEEIYKKVKSEFDKNIQKEGEDVIMELGIKSMHPELIKLVGRLRYRASYGQNALAHTLEVAHLSGLLAAQMGGDAILARRAGLLHDIGKALTHEAPGSHVHLGAEICKRYDECDTVINAIYAHHGHEEPINVESASVCAADALSAARPGARREVLESFLKRVEEVENISTSKLGVLNAYAINAGREVRVIVKAELVNDDEAVLLATEIAKEIEEKVQYPGEIKVNVIRELRAESYAR from the coding sequence ATGGAATTTATGATATTTACAGCAGTTGTCGCAGTTCTAAGCTCGACAATTAGTATATTTGTTGTTAAAAAATTGGATAAGGCAAAATTCCAAATTTTTATCGAACAAGCAAAGGCAAAAGCAAAAGTTATTGAACATGAGGCGGAAGTTGCTTTAAAAGATGCCCAATTAAAAGCAAAAATGGAGTGTGATAGAGAGTTTAAAAATGCCAGAAGAGATTATGAAATCATGCTTTCAAAAATCGAAAAGAAAGAGAGAGAGTTAAACGAACATTTAGAATCTGAACTTAAAATTATAAAACTTGAAAAAGAAGATATAGTCGAAAAAAATAGACAAATCACTACTTTAAAAGAGGGATTAGAACAACAAAAGAAAACTTATGAAGAGAAGACTTTAGAAGCAATTAAAATTTTAGAAAATGCATCTGGTCTAACACAAATTGAAGCAAAAGAGTTAATGCTTAAAAAAGTAAAAGAGGACTCAAGAGCTGAAATTTCATCTATTTTTAGAAAAAAATATAAACTTGCTGAACAAAATTCAAAAAATGAAATCAATAATATGCTTTCTCAAGCAGTTACAAGATATGCAGGAGAGTTCGCAGCTGAAAGACTAATCAATAATATTCCTTTAAGTGATGAAGAGACAAAAGGTAAAATTATTGGTAAAGAAGGAAGAAATATAAAAGCCCTTGAAATGCTTTTAGGAGTTGATATTATTATTGATGATACTCCAAATACAATTACTATTTCATCATTTAATTTATACAGACGTGCAGTTGCAACAAAAACAATTCAAGAACTTCTTGAAGATGGAAGAATTCAACCAGCAAGAATTGAAGAAATTTACAAAAAAGTAAAATCTGAATTTGATAAAAATATTCAAAAAGAGGGTGAAGATGTAATTATGGAGCTTGGAATAAAATCTATGCATCCAGAACTTATTAAGCTTGTTGGAAGATTAAGATATAGAGCAAGTTATGGTCAAAATGCATTAGCTCATACACTTGAAGTTGCTCACTTATCTGGATTATTAGCTGCACAAATGGGTGGAGATGCAATTTTAGCTAGACGAGCTGGACTATTACATGATATTGGAAAAGCTTTAACTCACGAAGCACCAGGAAGTCATGTACATTTAGGTGCTGAAATCTGTAAAAGATATGATGAGTGTGATACGGTTATAAATGCAATTTATGCTCATCATGGACATGAAGAGCCTATAAATGTTGAATCAGCTTCTGTTTGTGCTGCTGATGCTTTAAGTGCTGCAAGACCAGGAGCTAGAAGAGAAGTTCTTGAGAGTTTCCTAAAAAGAGTAGAAGAGGTTGAAAATATTTCAACAAGTAAACTTGGTGTTTTAAATGCTTATGCAATAAACGCTGGACGTGAAGTAAGAGTTATCGTTAAAGCTGAACTTGTAAATGATGATGAAGCAGTTTTATTAGCTACAGAGATTGCAAAAGAGATAGAAGAAAAGGTACAATATCCTGGTGAAATCAAAGTAAATGTTATCAGAGAATTAAGAGCAGAAAGTTACGCAAGATAA
- the rsmD gene encoding 16S rRNA (guanine(966)-N(2))-methyltransferase RsmD has product MKTDRPTTKIIAGVHKGKVLELPSLDVTRSSKSVLKESLFNVLQFDIIDKVFIESFAGSGSIGLEAISRGAKRAYFIELDKNSYQILLKNCKLVDIEKCQTIQGNTFVQTPLMLEFLKNSKDEVILYVDPPFDYREGMEEIYEKSFYMIENIDSTNIFMIIIEHVSSLKVPEVLGKFSLDKTRKFGKSSLSYYTYTK; this is encoded by the coding sequence ATGAAAACAGATAGACCAACTACAAAAATAATTGCAGGTGTTCACAAAGGGAAAGTATTAGAACTTCCATCTTTAGATGTAACAAGAAGTTCAAAATCTGTTTTAAAAGAGTCTTTATTTAATGTTTTACAGTTTGATATCATTGATAAGGTTTTTATTGAATCATTTGCTGGAAGTGGCTCAATAGGTCTTGAAGCTATTAGTAGGGGAGCTAAAAGAGCTTATTTTATTGAACTTGATAAAAATTCATATCAAATTTTATTAAAAAATTGTAAATTAGTTGATATTGAAAAATGTCAAACAATTCAAGGGAATACTTTTGTTCAAACTCCTTTGATGTTGGAGTTTTTAAAAAATTCAAAAGATGAAGTTATTTTATATGTTGATCCTCCTTTTGATTATAGAGAAGGAATGGAAGAGATATATGAAAAATCTTTTTATATGATTGAAAATATTGATTCAACAAATATTTTTATGATTATAATAGAACACGTTTCAAGTTTAAAAGTACCAGAAGTTTTAGGAAAATTCTCTTTAGATAAAACTAGAAAATTTGGTAAAAGTTCACTATCTTATTACACTTATACAAAGTAA
- a CDS encoding ABC transporter permease — protein sequence MFKIALYLLILVILAIFLLPFFYTVSPYELNPLKILQAPSFEHLFGTDRLGRDVLARVLEGGQTSLIIGFLAASISSIIGLFIGITAGYFKGNIDRTITIMIDLFLTFPTFFLLLALVSYIQASSVILIIVISITGWMGMSRMIRSESFAISNRPFIKILKLSNVSTFKIIFKYFAPLLAPIFLISFTFGVGGSILAESGLSFLGLGINPPLMSWGSLLSDGKAVIDIAWWVSFFPGLMIFIITFCLIQISDYLQNLANKKEIIQN from the coding sequence ATGTTCAAAATAGCTTTATATCTATTAATCTTAGTTATTTTAGCTATTTTTTTATTGCCGTTTTTTTATACGGTATCACCTTATGAGTTAAATCCATTAAAAATTTTACAAGCTCCATCTTTTGAACATCTTTTTGGAACAGATAGATTAGGGCGAGATGTTTTAGCAAGAGTTCTTGAAGGTGGACAAACTTCACTTATTATTGGATTTTTAGCTGCTTCTATCTCTTCAATTATTGGCTTATTTATTGGAATAACAGCAGGCTATTTTAAAGGAAATATTGATAGAACAATTACAATAATGATTGATTTATTTTTAACTTTTCCTACATTCTTCTTACTTTTAGCTTTAGTTTCTTATATTCAAGCTTCGTCTGTTATTTTGATTATTGTTATTTCAATAACTGGTTGGATGGGAATGTCAAGAATGATAAGAAGTGAGAGTTTTGCTATAAGTAATAGACCATTTATAAAAATCTTGAAATTATCAAATGTTTCAACATTTAAAATCATTTTTAAATATTTTGCTCCTTTACTTGCACCAATATTCCTAATTTCATTCACATTTGGAGTTGGTGGTTCAATTTTAGCAGAATCTGGACTTTCATTTTTAGGACTTGGAATCAATCCTCCTTTGATGTCTTGGGGAAGTTTATTAAGTGATGGGAAAGCTGTTATTGATATAGCATGGTGGGTTAGTTTTTTCCCTGGTCTTATGATATTTATAATTACATTTTGTTTGATACAAATTAGTGATTATCTACAAAATTTAGCGAACAAAAAAGAGATTATTCAAAACTAA
- a CDS encoding SDR family NAD(P)-dependent oxidoreductase: protein MQNILITGCSSGIGLETALILKKNGIKVYASARKDKDVEMLKDLGFETFKIDVRNKDEIKYALETILKNDLKLDAVFNNAGFGQPGAVEDLSVKVLKKQFNTNFFGLHELTIQAMKIFRVQGYGKIIQHSSVLGIISLKFRGAYNASKYAIEGINDTLRQEVLGSQIYISTINTGPVTSKFRENALKKFNKNITVEGSFWEETYKKELKARLETTEDKAPFNLPASSVANTVLKIMNTKKPKPRYYVTTATHLLGFFKRILTTSLLDKLLNKI from the coding sequence ATGCAAAATATACTAATAACTGGTTGTTCCTCTGGAATTGGACTTGAAACTGCACTTATATTGAAAAAAAATGGTATCAAAGTTTATGCAAGTGCAAGAAAAGATAAAGATGTTGAAATGTTAAAAGATTTAGGTTTTGAAACTTTTAAAATAGATGTAAGAAATAAAGATGAAATAAAATATGCCCTAGAAACTATTTTAAAAAATGATTTAAAACTTGATGCAGTTTTTAATAATGCTGGTTTTGGACAACCAGGAGCTGTTGAAGATTTGAGTGTAAAGGTTTTAAAAAAACAGTTTAATACAAACTTTTTTGGTCTTCATGAATTAACAATTCAAGCTATGAAAATATTTAGAGTTCAAGGATATGGAAAGATTATTCAACACAGTTCAGTTTTAGGAATAATCTCTTTAAAATTTAGAGGTGCATACAATGCAAGTAAATATGCAATAGAAGGAATAAATGACACTTTAAGACAAGAAGTTCTTGGTAGTCAAATATATATAAGTACTATAAATACTGGACCTGTAACTTCAAAGTTTAGAGAAAATGCCCTAAAAAAATTCAATAAAAATATCACAGTTGAAGGAAGTTTTTGGGAAGAAACTTATAAAAAAGAGTTAAAAGCAAGACTTGAAACAACAGAAGATAAAGCACCTTTTAATCTTCCTGCTTCAAGTGTGGCAAACACTGTTTTAAAAATAATGAATACAAAAAAACCAAAACCAAGATATTATGTTACAACAGCAACGCATCTTCTTGGATTTTTCAAAAGAATTTTAACTACTTCTTTACTAGATAAACTATTAAATAAAATCTAA
- a CDS encoding TIGR02757 family protein, with protein sequence MTKKDKEIKQLLDNEVENRNKNDEINYDKPDPLLIARRYDDEFIILLCALFAYGNAKLIVKFLDSLDFSLLEKSDEIIDKELDKFYYRFQNAQDIKMIFKTFKRMKNEDSLNNIFVNAYKKENSILEGIDALIQKIHNISNYNSQGFTFLISSPFKRDKAGLIKENGNAPYKRWNMYLRWMVRDDNLDLGLWKNIDKKDLILPLDTHTFKVSQKLGLLDRKNYDLKSALMITNKLKEFDKFDPIKYDFSLYRIGQEKIM encoded by the coding sequence ATGACAAAAAAAGATAAAGAGATAAAACAACTTTTAGATAATGAAGTAGAAAATAGAAATAAAAATGATGAAATAAACTATGATAAACCTGACCCACTTTTGATTGCAAGAAGATACGATGACGAGTTTATAATACTTTTATGTGCTTTGTTTGCTTATGGAAATGCAAAACTGATAGTAAAGTTTTTGGATAGTTTAGATTTTTCATTATTAGAGAAAAGTGATGAGATAATAGATAAAGAGTTAGATAAATTTTATTATAGATTTCAAAATGCACAAGATATAAAAATGATATTTAAAACTTTTAAACGAATGAAAAATGAAGATAGTTTAAATAATATCTTTGTAAATGCATATAAAAAAGAGAACTCTATTTTAGAAGGAATAGATGCTCTAATTCAAAAGATTCATAATATATCAAACTATAACTCTCAAGGTTTTACTTTTTTAATTTCAAGCCCTTTTAAAAGAGATAAAGCTGGACTTATAAAAGAAAATGGAAATGCTCCATATAAAAGATGGAATATGTATCTTAGATGGATGGTAAGAGATGATAATCTTGATTTAGGTCTTTGGAAAAATATAGATAAAAAAGACTTGATACTTCCACTTGATACTCATACTTTCAAAGTTTCTCAAAAATTAGGTTTATTGGATAGAAAAAATTATGATTTAAAATCAGCATTGATGATAACTAATAAATTAAAAGAGTTTGATAAGTTTGACCCAATAAAGTACGATTTTTCGCTTTATAGAATTGGTCAAGAGAAAATAATGTAA
- a CDS encoding c-type cytochrome, with translation MKKIVTIATLSLLAVSSLFADEVVKFDKSLIKERNNIGYKYEGPKIEWKVPDENTIPNNQFGDLIKYGKELVTHTYKYIGPEVEDKNMRYAGNNLSCQSCHLDAGTKAYSAGFIGVFANFPQYRPRENTIGTLADRINGCMERSMNGKPLPLDSKEMKAFEAYMYWLSQGVPVGAKVEGSSLAEVNRKMIQTTKADTTKGKVVYDTQCASCHGSNGEGVKNEGKANGYIYPPLWGDDSYNKGAGMYRTLKAMDFIKANMPLGATHENPILTDEEAYNVAAFMNMNEHKRPEKVNREKDFPDAAVKAPDTYIEGKDPIEKQVGPFGPFIKSNK, from the coding sequence ATGAAAAAGATTGTAACTATTGCAACATTAAGCCTATTGGCAGTAAGTTCATTATTTGCTGATGAAGTTGTTAAATTTGATAAAAGTCTTATCAAAGAGAGAAACAATATTGGATACAAATATGAGGGACCAAAAATAGAGTGGAAAGTTCCAGATGAGAATACTATTCCAAATAACCAATTTGGTGATTTAATCAAATATGGAAAAGAGTTGGTAACTCATACGTACAAATACATAGGACCTGAAGTTGAAGATAAAAATATGAGATATGCAGGAAATAATCTTTCATGTCAAAGTTGTCACTTAGATGCTGGAACAAAAGCATATTCAGCTGGATTTATTGGAGTATTTGCTAATTTTCCACAATATAGACCAAGAGAAAATACAATTGGAACTTTAGCAGATAGAATCAATGGTTGTATGGAAAGAAGTATGAACGGAAAGCCTCTTCCTCTTGATAGTAAAGAGATGAAAGCTTTTGAAGCTTATATGTACTGGTTAAGTCAGGGTGTTCCAGTGGGTGCTAAGGTAGAAGGTTCAAGTTTAGCTGAAGTTAATAGAAAAATGATACAAACAACTAAAGCCGATACAACTAAAGGGAAAGTTGTATATGATACACAATGTGCATCTTGTCATGGTTCAAATGGTGAAGGTGTTAAAAATGAAGGTAAGGCAAATGGATATATTTATCCACCACTTTGGGGAGATGATAGCTATAATAAAGGTGCTGGAATGTACAGAACTTTAAAAGCTATGGATTTTATTAAAGCAAATATGCCTTTAGGTGCAACACATGAAAATCCTATTTTAACAGATGAAGAAGCTTATAATGTTGCTGCTTTTATGAATATGAATGAGCATAAAAGACCAGAAAAAGTTAATAGAGAAAAAGATTTCCCAGATGCAGCTGTAAAAGCTCCTGATACATATATTGAAGGAAAAGACCCAATTGAAAAACAAGTTGGACCATTTGGACCATTTATTAAATCTAATAAATAA
- a CDS encoding cache domain-containing protein, translating to MNKTYKNFILLFIIVIITLLYFLNKYNNIIHQNQIDILVSNKVEIVQNELTNQKNQALSLAILFSKNQNIINNLEQNRAKELKDELLKLINNIKTYTNQNSIQVQIHTKDLKVFVRSWEDKDSGLNLESFRKGLVKVKETKEPYVSNELGKRFNIKAISPIFNNNDEYIGTIEVIMDYSDLKNRLKYLGIEIIPLLEKKYLDIAQSYKESLTLGDFVVIQQQYDKKLYDFLFTHKEYLSNEKFYYENKNRIITQIPLGNIDEQSVGVMVICFDKNEQNFNYLPKYEYLGEINIKSNLKNIEEKEKREIIIK from the coding sequence ATGAATAAAACATATAAAAACTTCATTTTACTTTTTATAATAGTTATAATCACTCTTCTATATTTTCTAAATAAATATAATAATATCATTCATCAAAATCAAATAGATATTTTAGTTTCAAACAAAGTTGAAATAGTACAAAATGAATTAACAAATCAAAAAAATCAAGCCTTGTCTTTGGCAATTTTATTTTCAAAAAATCAAAATATAATAAATAATTTAGAACAAAATAGAGCAAAAGAGCTTAAAGATGAGCTTTTAAAACTAATAAACAATATAAAAACATATACAAATCAAAACAGTATTCAAGTACAAATTCATACAAAAGATTTAAAAGTTTTTGTACGAAGTTGGGAAGATAAAGATAGTGGATTAAACTTAGAGAGTTTTAGAAAAGGTTTGGTAAAAGTAAAAGAGACAAAAGAGCCATATGTATCAAATGAGTTAGGAAAAAGATTTAATATAAAAGCTATTTCTCCAATTTTTAATAATAATGATGAATATATTGGAACTATTGAAGTTATAATGGATTATAGTGATTTAAAAAATAGATTAAAATATTTAGGAATAGAGATAATTCCACTTTTGGAAAAAAAATATTTAGATATAGCACAATCCTATAAAGAGAGTTTAACTTTAGGTGATTTTGTCGTAATTCAACAACAATATGATAAAAAATTATATGATTTTTTGTTTACACATAAAGAGTATTTGTCAAATGAAAAATTCTATTATGAAAATAAAAATAGAATCATCACTCAAATTCCTCTTGGAAATATTGATGAACAAAGTGTTGGTGTGATGGTTATTTGTTTTGATAAAAATGAACAAAATTTTAATTATCTACCAAAATATGAGTATTTGGGCGAAATAAATATAAAATCAAATTTGAAAAATATTGAAGAAAAAGAAAAAAGAGAGATTATAATAAAGTGA
- a CDS encoding response regulator transcription factor, whose translation MIKILLLEDDYLYKISIKEFLEELDFVVDDFENGDFALDAIFENSYDLLLLDIRVPGMDGFSLVEYVRKEKLDVPIIILTSLTDISDLSRGYELGCNDYIRKPFDMIELKFRIEQLIKTSFKTNEDSINLPYSFRFDVKKLLLYKNDTLIDLTQKESELVALLVLNRGFFVSIETLHERIWENKEISYSDIRMCIKRIREKTGKDFIKTKRFVGYKIDK comes from the coding sequence GTGATAAAGATTTTACTTTTAGAAGATGATTATTTGTACAAAATCTCTATAAAAGAGTTTTTAGAAGAACTTGATTTTGTTGTTGATGATTTTGAAAATGGCGATTTTGCACTTGATGCTATATTTGAAAACTCTTATGATTTGTTGCTTTTAGATATACGAGTTCCTGGAATGGATGGTTTTTCTTTAGTTGAATATGTAAGAAAAGAAAAACTTGATGTTCCAATTATTATTTTAACTTCTTTAACTGATATTTCAGATTTAAGTAGAGGTTATGAACTTGGTTGTAATGATTATATTAGAAAACCTTTTGATATGATTGAACTAAAATTTAGAATTGAACAACTTATTAAAACCTCTTTTAAAACAAATGAAGATAGTATAAATTTACCTTATTCTTTTAGATTTGATGTAAAAAAATTACTCCTTTATAAAAATGATACTCTTATTGATTTAACTCAAAAAGAGAGTGAATTGGTTGCTTTATTGGTATTAAATAGAGGTTTTTTTGTCTCTATTGAAACTTTACATGAAAGAATTTGGGAAAATAAAGAGATTTCATATTCAGATATTAGAATGTGTATAAAAAGAATTAGAGAAAAAACAGGCAAAGATTTTATAAAAACAAAGAGATTTGTAGGATATAAGATTGATAAATAA
- a CDS encoding sensor histidine kinase, translated as MINNKYEIKYILIQVILTLLIAFIPIYFYLDASFENQSIKDKMDLKNYANSIVSKIENFEKENSEVFYYPRSNIFSSAIFDKNNKEIFSLLKNKNFYFDEEFKKSQNEICYKEYLLENILKARTLIVCKDIDNSQVIYNAIILLLTISFFIFLSSFFVIKQSIEPYKKLNQYLDEFLKDAMHELKTPIGVARINVDMLQLRLKNDKNILRIKSALKNMTVIYEDLEYYMQQNAVKDEKRDIDFSGFLEKRVEFFNDLAISKNITFHKFIEQNIIINFNEIELYRIIDNNLSNAIKYSKDSSNITISLQKEQNSIKLCFKDEGVGIKDTSKIFERYFRGDKITGGFGIGLSIVKNICEKNGIKIEVDSQINKGSSFMYIF; from the coding sequence TTGATAAATAATAAATATGAAATAAAATATATTTTAATACAAGTTATTTTAACTCTACTTATTGCTTTTATTCCAATATATTTTTATTTGGATGCTTCTTTTGAAAATCAATCTATAAAAGATAAAATGGATTTGAAAAATTATGCAAATTCTATTGTTTCAAAAATAGAGAATTTTGAAAAAGAGAATAGCGAAGTTTTTTATTATCCAAGGTCAAATATCTTTAGTTCAGCTATTTTTGATAAAAACAATAAAGAGATTTTTTCACTTTTAAAAAATAAAAATTTTTATTTTGATGAAGAGTTTAAAAAAAGTCAAAATGAGATTTGTTATAAAGAGTATTTATTAGAAAATATTTTAAAAGCTAGAACTCTAATTGTGTGTAAAGATATTGATAATTCACAAGTTATTTACAACGCTATAATTTTACTTCTAACAATTAGTTTTTTTATCTTTTTATCCTCTTTTTTTGTGATTAAACAAAGTATTGAACCATATAAAAAACTAAATCAATATTTAGATGAGTTTTTAAAAGATGCGATGCACGAACTAAAAACTCCAATTGGTGTAGCAAGAATAAATGTTGATATGTTACAACTAAGACTTAAAAATGATAAAAATATTCTAAGAATAAAATCAGCACTAAAAAATATGACAGTTATATATGAAGATTTAGAATATTATATGCAACAAAATGCTGTAAAAGATGAAAAAAGAGATATAGATTTTTCTGGATTTTTAGAAAAAAGAGTTGAGTTTTTTAATGATTTAGCAATTTCAAAAAATATTACATTTCACAAATTTATAGAACAAAATATCATTATAAATTTTAATGAAATCGAACTTTATAGAATCATAGATAATAATCTTTCAAATGCAATAAAATATTCAAAAGATAGCTCAAATATAACTATCTCTTTGCAAAAAGAGCAAAACTCTATAAAACTATGTTTTAAAGATGAAGGAGTTGGTATAAAAGATACTTCAAAAATTTTTGAAAGATATTTTAGAGGTGATAAAATAACAGGTGGTTTTGGAATAGGGCTTAGTATAGTAAAAAATATTTGTGAAAAAAATGGAATTAAAATAGAAGTAGATTCACAAATAAATAAAGGAAGTTCTTTTATGTATATATTTTAA
- a CDS encoding GGDEF domain-containing protein: MEFNNILNQLNEQERSIVKSNNIDSPIQLIPLLLKRVHPSNVDVLAMIIKQSLLPSICEKTNEEIDKLFAKIDKEPNLLFDKDVQQKIEEFTTKRFERDKQVVIERTSDISKLVILMEDYLNEAISSSGSGSKNVLNIKGKIEAIKINENGLEALTKLQNELINAANSIEKEMDNVSSKLESGKSKIQELEEKVKTLEDELTRTKTENMKDHLTGLLTRKAFSDEVKRIESSYVRINTQYAVVFFDLDHFKTLNDTYGHECGDVVLSTFGKILNKSVRDIDIVGRYGGEEFIAIIHFNLNRELLQFLKRIKTIVTENSFLYKDKKIKVTFSAGVAIRSSYPTYENTLQKADMLLYQAKESGRNKIILENGMEI; this comes from the coding sequence ATGGAATTTAACAATATTTTAAATCAACTAAATGAACAAGAAAGAAGTATAGTAAAATCAAATAATATTGATTCACCTATTCAATTAATTCCGCTTTTATTAAAAAGAGTTCATCCTTCAAATGTAGATGTTTTAGCAATGATTATTAAACAATCTTTGCTTCCATCAATTTGTGAAAAAACAAATGAAGAGATAGATAAACTTTTTGCCAAAATAGATAAAGAGCCTAATCTTTTATTTGATAAAGATGTTCAACAAAAAATTGAAGAGTTCACTACAAAAAGATTTGAAAGAGATAAACAAGTAGTTATTGAAAGAACTTCTGATATTTCAAAACTTGTTATACTTATGGAGGATTACTTAAATGAAGCTATATCAAGTAGTGGTTCTGGAAGTAAAAATGTTTTAAATATAAAAGGAAAAATTGAAGCCATTAAAATCAATGAAAATGGGTTAGAAGCACTTACAAAATTACAAAATGAATTAATAAATGCTGCTAATTCAATTGAAAAAGAGATGGATAATGTATCTAGCAAATTAGAATCTGGAAAATCAAAAATCCAAGAACTAGAAGAAAAAGTTAAAACATTAGAAGATGAATTAACAAGAACAAAAACTGAAAATATGAAAGACCATTTAACTGGTCTTTTAACAAGAAAAGCATTTAGTGATGAAGTAAAAAGAATAGAGAGTTCTTATGTAAGAATAAATACTCAATATGCAGTTGTTTTCTTTGATTTAGACCATTTTAAAACTTTAAATGATACTTATGGTCATGAGTGTGGAGATGTTGTACTTTCTACTTTTGGAAAAATTCTAAATAAAAGTGTTAGAGATATAGATATTGTTGGAAGATATGGTGGAGAAGAGTTTATTGCTATTATTCATTTCAATCTAAATAGAGAACTTTTACAATTTTTAAAAAGAATAAAAACTATTGTTACTGAAAATAGTTTTTTATACAAAGATAAAAAAATCAAAGTGACTTTTTCAGCTGGTGTAGCTATAAGAAGTAGTTATCCAACGTATGAAAACACTCTACAAAAAGCTGATATGCTTTTATATCAAGCAAAAGAATCAGGTAGAAATAAAATCATTTTAGAAAATGGAATGGAAATCTAA
- a CDS encoding GatB/YqeY domain-containing protein: MSLKEQLNEDLKTAMRNKEVVKRDSIRAINTMIKQIEVDERKELTDEDVIKLIQRGIKQREEAIAQYKAASRDDLVQKEQEQVDVFMLYLPAQLSDEELEAGMKEIIAKTGASSMKDMGKVMGAATKTFAGVADGKRINEMVKKLLA, from the coding sequence ATGAGTTTAAAAGAGCAATTAAACGAAGATTTAAAAACTGCAATGAGAAACAAAGAAGTTGTAAAAAGAGATTCAATTAGAGCAATCAATACAATGATTAAACAAATTGAAGTTGATGAAAGAAAAGAGTTAACTGACGAAGACGTTATAAAACTTATTCAAAGAGGTATAAAACAAAGAGAAGAAGCTATTGCTCAATATAAAGCTGCTTCAAGAGATGATTTAGTTCAAAAAGAGCAAGAACAAGTTGATGTATTTATGTTATATCTTCCAGCTCAATTAAGTGATGAAGAGTTAGAAGCTGGAATGAAAGAAATCATTGCCAAAACTGGTGCTAGTTCTATGAAAGATATGGGAAAAGTTATGGGAGCTGCTACTAAAACTTTTGCAGGTGTTGCAGATGGAAAAAGAATTAATGAAATGGTAAAAAAACTGTTAGCATAA